The Roseicyclus marinus genome has a segment encoding these proteins:
- a CDS encoding MalY/PatB family protein — MSFDEIIDRRGSHCVKWDMMETLYGVSPQDGISMWVADMEFRPPACVQDALQAMLDHGIYGYFGDDSAYKGAIIWWMQNRHGWTVEPEWIFSTHGLVNGTAMCLDAFTKEGDGIVLFTPIYHAFAKVIRASNRDLVQCEMPIVEGQYVLDFDAWDAQMQGHEKMLILCSPHNPGGRVWTRQELESVAEFAKRHDLLIVSDEIHADLLMPGLAHVPMARIEGIADRLIMMTAGTKTFNIAGAHVGNVIIADEGLRARFGARMLALGLSPNSFGLHMITAAYSPEGAAWVDDLCAYLAENARVFDAGINAIPGLRSMPLQSTYLAWVDFSGTGMTREEFTARVEQEAKIATNHGPTFGKGGDSFLRFNIAAPRSVVEDAVARMQRAFGDLQ; from the coding sequence ATGTCCTTTGACGAGATCATCGACCGCCGTGGCAGCCATTGCGTGAAATGGGACATGATGGAGACGCTCTATGGTGTCTCGCCGCAGGACGGGATCTCGATGTGGGTGGCCGACATGGAATTCCGCCCGCCCGCCTGCGTGCAGGATGCGCTTCAGGCGATGCTCGATCACGGGATCTACGGCTATTTCGGCGATGACAGCGCCTACAAGGGCGCGATCATTTGGTGGATGCAGAACCGGCATGGCTGGACGGTCGAGCCGGAGTGGATCTTTTCGACCCATGGCCTGGTGAACGGGACGGCGATGTGTCTTGACGCCTTCACGAAAGAGGGCGACGGGATCGTGCTGTTCACGCCGATCTATCACGCTTTCGCCAAGGTCATCCGCGCCTCGAACCGCGACCTGGTGCAATGCGAAATGCCCATCGTCGAGGGGCAATACGTGCTCGATTTCGACGCCTGGGATGCGCAGATGCAGGGGCATGAAAAGATGCTGATCCTGTGTTCGCCGCACAATCCCGGCGGGCGGGTCTGGACAAGGCAAGAGCTTGAATCCGTGGCGGAATTTGCCAAGCGGCATGATTTGTTGATCGTGTCGGACGAGATCCATGCCGACCTTTTGATGCCCGGTCTGGCGCATGTTCCCATGGCGCGGATCGAGGGGATCGCGGATCGGCTGATCATGATGACGGCGGGGACCAAGACCTTCAACATCGCGGGCGCGCATGTGGGCAACGTGATCATCGCGGACGAGGGCCTGCGGGCGCGGTTCGGGGCGCGGATGCTGGCCTTGGGCCTGTCGCCCAATTCCTTTGGCCTGCACATGATCACGGCGGCCTATTCGCCCGAGGGGGCGGCATGGGTCGATGATCTTTGTGCCTATCTAGCTGAAAACGCGCGGGTTTTCGATGCGGGGATCAATGCCATTCCGGGGCTGAGGTCGATGCCCCTGCAATCCACCTACCTGGCTTGGGTCGATTTTTCCGGCACCGGCATGACGCGGGAGGAATTCACCGCGCGGGTGGAGCAGGAGGCGAAGATCGCCACGAACCACGGGCCGACATTCGGCAAGGGTGGAGACAGTTTCCTGCGCTTCAACATCGCGGCGCCGCGCAGCGTGGTGGAGGATGCGGTGGCGCGGATGCAGCGGGCGTTCGGGGACCTGCAATAG
- the def gene encoding peptide deformylase, with product MWPDKRLATPAADVGALTDDIRATWDDMIETMEAMPGVGLAAPQIGVMLRLAVVDASEERGRAIRMANPEVITASEAMNDHEEASPNLPGVWARVTRPATVSVAFTDHHGIRVRQDFTGLWATSVQHQIDHLAGRMYFDRLSKMKRDMLLKRARKGAR from the coding sequence ATGTGGCCCGACAAGCGGCTCGCCACGCCCGCCGCCGATGTGGGCGCGCTCACCGACGATATCCGCGCGACCTGGGACGACATGATCGAGACGATGGAGGCGATGCCCGGCGTGGGCCTTGCCGCGCCGCAGATCGGCGTGATGCTGCGCCTTGCCGTGGTGGATGCCAGCGAGGAACGCGGCCGCGCGATCCGCATGGCCAACCCCGAGGTCATCACGGCATCCGAGGCGATGAACGACCACGAGGAAGCCAGCCCCAACCTGCCCGGCGTCTGGGCCAGGGTGACGCGCCCCGCAACCGTGAGCGTGGCCTTCACCGATCATCACGGCATCCGCGTGCGCCAGGATTTCACCGGCCTCTGGGCGACGAGCGTGCAGCACCAGATCGACCATCTGGCAGGCCGCATGTATTTCGACCGCCTGTCGAAGATGAAACGCGACATGCTGTTGAAACGGGCACGAAAAGGGGCGCGGTGA
- a CDS encoding acetyl-CoA carboxylase carboxyltransferase subunit alpha, with amino-acid sequence MTTYLDFEKPLAEIEGKAEELRALARRNAEMDVEAEAAALDRKAADMLRDLYKDLSPWRKCQVARHPDRPHCRDYIKALFTEYTPLAGDRNFADDHAVMGGLARFRDTPVMVIGHEKGHDTKTRIERNFGMARPEGYRKAVRLMEMADRFGLPVVTLVDTPGAYPGKGAEERGQSEAIARSTEACLTIGVPLVSVIIGEGGSGGAVAFATADRLAMLEHSVYSVISPEGCASILWKDAEKMREAAEALRLTAQDLLKLGVCDRVIPEPMGGAQRDPGASLSAVGDAIAAMLGEIGTPGRAALVKARRRKYLDMGSKGLAA; translated from the coding sequence ATGACCACCTATCTCGACTTCGAGAAACCGCTTGCCGAGATCGAGGGCAAGGCCGAGGAATTGCGCGCGCTGGCACGGCGCAACGCGGAAATGGACGTGGAGGCCGAGGCCGCCGCGCTGGACCGCAAGGCCGCCGACATGCTGCGCGATCTTTACAAGGACCTGTCGCCCTGGCGGAAATGCCAGGTCGCGCGCCACCCTGACCGGCCGCATTGCCGCGATTACATCAAGGCGCTGTTCACCGAATACACGCCGCTGGCCGGTGACCGGAATTTCGCCGATGACCATGCGGTGATGGGCGGGCTGGCGCGGTTCCGCGATACGCCCGTGATGGTGATCGGCCACGAGAAGGGCCATGACACCAAGACGCGGATCGAGCGCAATTTCGGCATGGCGCGGCCCGAGGGCTATCGCAAGGCCGTGCGCCTGATGGAGATGGCCGACCGGTTCGGCCTGCCCGTCGTGACGCTGGTCGACACGCCCGGCGCCTATCCCGGCAAGGGAGCGGAGGAGCGCGGCCAATCCGAGGCAATCGCGCGGTCGACCGAGGCCTGCCTGACCATCGGTGTGCCGCTTGTGTCGGTCATCATCGGCGAGGGCGGATCGGGGGGGGCCGTGGCCTTTGCCACCGCGGATCGGCTCGCGATGCTGGAACATTCGGTCTATTCGGTGATCTCGCCCGAGGGCTGCGCCTCGATCCTGTGGAAGGATGCGGAGAAGATGCGCGAGGCGGCCGAGGCGCTGAGGCTGACCGCGCAGGATCTGCTGAAGCTCGGTGTCTGCGACCGGGTGATCCCCGAGCCCATGGGCGGTGCGCAGCGCGACCCCGGCGCGAGCCTGTCCGCCGTGGGCGATGCCATCGCGGCGATGCTGGGCGAGATCGGCACGCCGGGGCGTGCGGCGCTGGTCAAGGCGCGGCGGCGCAAATACCTGGATATGGGGTCCAAGGGTCTGGCTGCGTGA
- a CDS encoding c-type cytochrome, producing the protein MRASIIGLATICGLTAGAAFLWPAGATEQPGQILPWRDAAVVAQGAAIYEAQCAACHGAELEGQPDWQVRRANGRLPAPPHDPTGHTWHHPDAQLIDITTRGTAAIVGGGYQSDMIGYGDILTEAEIIAVLSYIKSTWPPEVIAIHDEINARSVLR; encoded by the coding sequence ATGCGCGCATCCATCATCGGCCTGGCCACAATCTGCGGTTTGACGGCGGGCGCAGCATTCTTGTGGCCTGCGGGCGCGACCGAACAGCCGGGCCAGATCCTGCCCTGGCGGGATGCCGCCGTGGTTGCCCAAGGGGCCGCGATCTACGAGGCGCAATGCGCAGCCTGCCATGGCGCAGAGCTGGAGGGGCAACCCGATTGGCAGGTCAGACGCGCCAATGGCCGCCTGCCCGCCCCGCCGCATGATCCGACCGGCCACACCTGGCACCACCCCGACGCGCAACTGATCGACATCACCACGCGCGGCACGGCGGCCATCGTCGGGGGCGGCTACCAAAGCGACATGATCGGCTATGGCGACATCCTGACCGAGGCCGAGATCATCGCCGTCCTGAGCTACATCAAATCGACATGGCCGCCCGAGGTCATCGCCATCCATGACGAGATCAACGCACGCTCCGTGCTGCGGTGA
- the ispH gene encoding 4-hydroxy-3-methylbut-2-enyl diphosphate reductase, translating to MTKPPLTIHLAAPRGFCAGVDRAIKIVEMAIEKWGAPVYVRHEIVHNKFVVDDLREKGAVFVEELEDCPPDRPVIFSAHGVPKSVPLEAAQRNMVYVDATCPLVSKVHIEAARHHDNGLQMIMIGHAGHPETIGTMGQLPEGEVLLVETVEDVEKVTVRDPARLAFVTQTTLSVDDTAEIVAALQARFPAIVGPHKEDICYATTNRQEAVKAMAPLADAMLVVGAPNSSNSKRLVEVGARAGCRYAQLVQRATDIDWRALEGIGSLGITAGASAPEVLVNEVIDAFRERFEVTVKPVVTAEENVEFKVPRVLREPA from the coding sequence ATGACCAAGCCGCCGCTGACCATCCACCTTGCCGCGCCGCGCGGGTTTTGCGCAGGCGTGGACCGGGCGATCAAGATCGTCGAGATGGCGATCGAGAAATGGGGCGCGCCGGTCTATGTCCGACACGAGATCGTCCACAACAAGTTCGTCGTCGACGACCTGCGCGAGAAAGGGGCCGTTTTCGTCGAGGAGCTGGAAGATTGCCCGCCCGACCGCCCGGTGATCTTTTCCGCCCATGGCGTGCCGAAATCGGTGCCGCTTGAGGCCGCGCAGCGCAACATGGTCTATGTCGATGCGACCTGTCCGCTGGTCTCCAAGGTCCATATCGAGGCGGCGCGGCACCACGACAACGGCCTGCAGATGATCATGATCGGCCATGCGGGCCATCCCGAGACGATCGGCACCATGGGCCAATTGCCCGAGGGCGAGGTGCTGCTGGTCGAAACGGTCGAGGATGTGGAAAAGGTCACGGTCCGCGATCCCGCGCGGTTGGCCTTCGTCACCCAGACCACGCTGTCGGTCGATGACACGGCGGAAATCGTCGCGGCCCTGCAGGCGCGCTTCCCCGCCATCGTCGGCCCGCACAAGGAAGACATCTGTTACGCCACCACCAATCGGCAGGAAGCGGTCAAGGCCATGGCACCCCTGGCCGATGCGATGCTGGTGGTGGGTGCGCCCAATTCGTCGAATTCCAAACGTCTGGTCGAGGTCGGCGCGCGCGCCGGCTGCCGCTATGCGCAGCTCGTGCAGCGCGCCACCGATATCGACTGGCGCGCGCTGGAGGGGATCGGGTCGCTGGGCATCACCGCCGGGGCCAGCGCGCCCGAGGTGCTGGTGAACGAGGTCATCGACGCCTTCCGCGAGCGGTTCGAGGTGACGGTGAAGCCCGTCGTGACGGCCGAGGAAAACGTGGAGTTCAAGGTGCCGCGCGTGTTGCGCGAACCGGCCTGA
- the fmt gene encoding methionyl-tRNA formyltransferase — protein MRIVFMGTPDFSVPVLDALVAAGHDIACVYTQPPRPAGRGQAERPSPVQARAEAMRVPIRHPKSLRSPEAQAEFAALGADVAVVVAYGLILPQAVLDAPRRGCLNIHASLLPRWRGAAPIQRAIMAGDAETGVCIMQMEAGLDTGPVLLRRAIPIGAEETAGDLHDRLSRLGAEAITDALARLDDLDPQPQPDAGVTYAQKIDKAEARLDWTQDAPHIDRQIRGLSPFPGAWTMIGGKRVKILRSRPARGAGKPGQVLSGLTVACGTDAVEITEVQPEGKPRMTAEAFLRGARIAPGVVLGGEP, from the coding sequence ATGCGGATCGTCTTCATGGGAACGCCCGATTTCTCGGTCCCGGTGCTCGACGCGCTGGTGGCCGCAGGCCATGACATCGCCTGCGTCTACACCCAGCCGCCACGCCCCGCCGGACGGGGGCAGGCCGAACGGCCGAGCCCGGTTCAGGCCCGCGCCGAGGCGATGAGGGTGCCCATCCGGCACCCGAAAAGCTTGCGGAGCCCCGAGGCGCAGGCGGAATTCGCGGCGCTCGGGGCCGATGTGGCGGTGGTCGTCGCCTATGGCCTGATCCTGCCGCAAGCGGTGCTCGATGCGCCCCGGCGCGGCTGCCTCAACATCCACGCCAGCTTGTTGCCGCGCTGGCGCGGCGCCGCGCCGATCCAGCGGGCGATCATGGCGGGCGATGCGGAAACGGGCGTCTGCATCATGCAGATGGAGGCAGGCCTCGACACGGGCCCGGTCCTGTTGCGCCGCGCCATCCCCATCGGCGCAGAGGAGACGGCGGGCGACTTGCACGACCGGCTGTCGAGGCTCGGGGCAGAGGCGATCACCGATGCCTTGGCGCGGCTCGACGATCTGGACCCACAGCCGCAACCGGACGCGGGCGTCACCTATGCGCAAAAGATCGACAAGGCCGAGGCGCGTCTGGACTGGACGCAGGACGCACCCCACATAGACCGTCAGATCCGGGGGCTGTCGCCCTTTCCGGGGGCCTGGACCATGATCGGGGGCAAGCGGGTCAAGATCCTGCGCAGCCGTCCCGCGCGAGGGGCGGGCAAACCGGGGCAGGTGCTGTCGGGTCTCACCGTGGCCTGCGGGACAGACGCGGTCGAGATCACCGAGGTTCAGCCCGAGGGCAAGCCCAGGATGACGGCAGAGGCGTTCTTGAGAGGCGCGCGCATCGCGCCCGGTGTGGTGTTGGGAGGTGAGCCATGA
- a CDS encoding NYN domain-containing protein has translation MFYRDERLALFIDGSNLYAAAKALSFDIDYKLLRQEFMQRGKLLRAFYYTALLENEEYSPIRPLVDWLHYNGFTMVTKPAKEFTDSQGRRKIKGNMDIELTVDAMETADHVDHIVLFSGDGDFRPLVEALQRKGCRVSVVSTIRSQPPMIADDLRRQADNFIELDELREVIGRPPRDDRASSQREEAEV, from the coding sequence ATGTTTTATCGTGATGAACGGTTGGCGTTGTTTATTGATGGCTCCAACCTCTATGCTGCCGCCAAGGCCTTGTCTTTTGACATAGATTACAAGCTCTTGCGTCAGGAATTCATGCAGCGTGGCAAATTGTTGCGCGCATTCTACTACACGGCGCTTTTGGAGAACGAGGAATATTCCCCGATCCGCCCCCTCGTGGACTGGTTGCATTACAACGGGTTCACGATGGTGACGAAACCGGCCAAGGAATTCACCGACAGCCAGGGACGCCGCAAGATCAAGGGCAACATGGATATCGAGCTGACGGTCGATGCCATGGAAACGGCCGATCACGTCGACCATATCGTGCTGTTCTCGGGCGATGGCGATTTCCGCCCGCTGGTCGAGGCGTTGCAGCGCAAGGGGTGCCGGGTGTCGGTCGTGTCCACGATCCGCAGCCAGCCGCCGATGATCGCCGATGACCTGCGCCGTCAGGCCGACAATTTCATCGAGCTCGACGAGCTGCGCGAAGTCATCGGCCGCCCCCCGCGCGACGATCGCGCCTCCTCACAGCGGGAAGAGGCCGAGGTCTGA
- the rnhA gene encoding ribonuclease HI, protein MPDLFAYTDGACSGNPGPGGWGALLQAKEGESVLKERELNGGEADTTNNRMELLAAIAALEALERPSAITIVTDSAYVKNGVTGWIHGWKRNGWKTSTKKPVKNEDLWRRLDEAQARHRVTWEWVKGHAGHPENERADELARAGMKPFK, encoded by the coding sequence ATGCCTGATCTGTTCGCCTATACGGATGGGGCCTGTTCCGGCAATCCCGGCCCGGGCGGCTGGGGTGCCCTGTTGCAGGCCAAGGAGGGCGAGAGCGTCCTCAAGGAACGCGAGCTGAACGGCGGCGAGGCCGATACCACGAACAACCGGATGGAGTTGCTCGCCGCCATCGCCGCGCTCGAGGCGCTGGAACGCCCCTCCGCCATCACCATCGTCACCGACAGCGCCTATGTGAAGAATGGCGTGACCGGCTGGATCCATGGCTGGAAGCGCAACGGCTGGAAAACCTCCACCAAAAAGCCCGTCAAGAACGAGGATCTCTGGCGCCGCCTGGACGAGGCGCAGGCGCGCCACCGGGTCACCTGGGAATGGGTCAAGGGCCATGCCGGCCACCCCGAGAACGAACGCGCCGACGAATTGGCGCGGGCGGGGATGAAGCCTTTCAAATGA
- a CDS encoding DUF3429 domain-containing protein: MTRIPTSALILGLSGLIPFLYGAVTVLLPGTAELGRAWSVYHAGPALLQIYGIVILCFMAGVIWGFAARAEGRQATLFYILSVLPALFVFFTAFAPPRQSLWMLILAFVALLAIDASAARQGIAPAWWMRLRLMLTGVVVICLAIGALA; the protein is encoded by the coding sequence ATGACGCGCATTCCGACATCCGCCCTGATCCTCGGCCTGTCCGGCCTGATCCCGTTCCTTTACGGGGCGGTCACGGTGCTTTTGCCCGGCACGGCGGAATTGGGCCGGGCCTGGAGCGTCTATCACGCAGGCCCCGCGCTGTTGCAGATCTACGGGATCGTGATCCTGTGCTTCATGGCGGGCGTGATCTGGGGATTCGCCGCGCGGGCCGAGGGGCGGCAGGCGACGCTGTTCTACATCCTCTCCGTCCTGCCCGCGCTGTTCGTCTTTTTCACCGCCTTCGCACCGCCGCGCCAAAGCCTGTGGATGCTGATCCTCGCCTTCGTGGCGCTTCTGGCGATCGATGCCAGCGCCGCGCGGCAGGGTATAGCGCCTGCGTGGTGGATGCGGCTGCGCCTGATGCTGACCGGCGTCGTCGTGATCTGCCTTGCCATCGGGGCGCTGGCATGA
- the def gene encoding peptide deformylase gives MKRPILIHPDPRLKKVAPAIPDLSDDLRQLADDMLETMYAAPGIGLAAPQIGVDARVIVLDCVKGEGEAPRPIAMFNPEIVAESDALNVYEEGCLSIPDQYADVERPAEVTVRWIDRDGKERQEDFDGLWATCVQHEIDHLNGILFIDYLKPLKRQLITRKMVKLKKDRAREKA, from the coding sequence ATGAAACGCCCGATCCTGATCCATCCCGACCCAAGGCTGAAAAAGGTGGCGCCCGCCATCCCCGACCTGTCGGACGATCTGCGCCAGCTTGCCGATGACATGCTCGAAACCATGTATGCCGCGCCCGGCATCGGCCTTGCCGCGCCGCAGATCGGCGTGGACGCCCGCGTCATCGTTCTGGATTGCGTCAAGGGCGAGGGAGAGGCCCCGCGCCCCATCGCGATGTTCAACCCCGAGATCGTGGCGGAATCCGACGCGCTGAACGTCTACGAGGAAGGCTGCCTGTCGATCCCCGACCAATATGCCGATGTCGAACGCCCCGCCGAGGTGACGGTGCGCTGGATCGACCGCGACGGCAAGGAACGGCAGGAGGATTTCGACGGCCTTTGGGCCACCTGCGTCCAGCACGAGATCGACCACCTGAACGGCATTCTCTTCATCGATTACCTCAAGCCGCTCAAGCGCCAGCTGATCACCCGCAAGATGGTCAAGCTGAAGAAGGACCGCGCGCGGGAAAAGGCGTGA
- a CDS encoding trimeric intracellular cation channel family protein, translating into MSILTALDYASVLVFALTGALVASRAQLDIVGFAFLASLTAMGGGTVRDLLLDRNPVFWIADPTPLAIACAAAVLVFFTAHLLESRMAVITWLDALALPIAVAAGVRAASETGQSVPIILIMGIATGCFGGLLRDIVANEVPLLIRTGKLYVTAAFAGAAAYLVSGIFWPSDMLSLAACILVCFTLRAGSLLFGWQMPVYKPRPPRT; encoded by the coding sequence ATGAGCATCCTGACCGCGCTCGATTACGCCTCGGTGCTGGTCTTCGCCCTGACCGGCGCGCTGGTCGCCTCGCGCGCGCAGCTCGACATCGTGGGCTTCGCCTTTCTCGCCAGCCTGACGGCGATGGGCGGCGGCACGGTGCGCGACCTGCTTCTGGACCGCAACCCGGTCTTCTGGATCGCCGATCCGACGCCCCTGGCCATCGCCTGCGCCGCCGCCGTCCTCGTCTTTTTCACCGCCCATCTCCTGGAAAGCCGGATGGCGGTCATCACCTGGCTCGATGCGCTGGCGCTTCCCATCGCCGTCGCAGCCGGGGTGCGGGCGGCGAGCGAAACGGGGCAAAGCGTGCCGATCATCCTGATCATGGGGATTGCCACGGGCTGTTTCGGCGGGCTCTTGCGCGACATCGTCGCCAACGAGGTGCCGCTCCTGATCCGCACCGGGAAACTCTATGTCACGGCTGCTTTCGCGGGGGCGGCGGCCTATCTCGTGTCGGGGATCTTCTGGCCATCCGACATGCTGTCGCTCGCCGCCTGCATCCTCGTCTGTTTCACGCTGCGCGCAGGATCGCTGCTCTTTGGCTGGCAGATGCCGGTCTACAAGCCGCGCCCGCCCCGCACCTGA
- a CDS encoding L-malyl-CoA/beta-methylmalyl-CoA lyase, with protein MSFRLQPPPVARPNRCQLFGPGSRPAIFEKMAASAADVINLDLEDSVAPDDKAEARKNVIAAIGDVDWGKKTLSVRINGLDSPYWYRDVVDLMEQASERLDQIMIPKVGCAADIYAVDALVSSIEAATGRKKRIAFEVIIESAAGISHVEEIAAASPRLQAMSLGAADFAASMGMQTTGIGGTQDNYYMHRAGQNYWSDPWHWAQAAIVAACRTHGVLPVDGPFGDFSDDEGFLAQARRSATLGMVGKWAIHPKQVALSNSVFTPSEAAVTEAREILAAMEEAKASGQGATVYKGRLVDIASIKQAEVIVKQAEMIAAG; from the coding sequence ATGAGCTTCCGTCTGCAACCGCCGCCCGTCGCCCGCCCGAACCGCTGCCAGCTCTTCGGGCCCGGCTCGCGCCCGGCGATCTTCGAGAAGATGGCGGCGAGCGCGGCTGATGTGATCAACCTCGACCTCGAGGATTCCGTCGCACCCGATGACAAGGCGGAGGCGCGCAAGAACGTGATCGCGGCCATCGGCGACGTGGATTGGGGCAAGAAGACGCTGAGCGTGCGGATCAACGGGCTCGACAGCCCCTATTGGTACCGCGACGTTGTCGATCTGATGGAACAGGCGAGCGAGCGGCTGGACCAGATCATGATCCCCAAGGTCGGCTGCGCCGCCGATATCTACGCGGTGGATGCGCTGGTCAGTTCGATCGAGGCGGCGACGGGCCGCAAGAAGCGGATCGCCTTCGAGGTCATCATCGAAAGCGCCGCGGGCATCAGCCATGTCGAGGAGATCGCGGCGGCGAGCCCCCGCTTGCAAGCGATGAGCCTTGGCGCGGCCGATTTCGCGGCTTCGATGGGGATGCAGACGACCGGCATCGGCGGCACGCAGGACAATTATTACATGCATCGCGCGGGCCAGAATTACTGGTCCGATCCGTGGCATTGGGCGCAGGCCGCCATTGTCGCAGCCTGCCGCACCCATGGTGTGCTGCCGGTCGACGGACCCTTTGGCGATTTCTCGGATGACGAGGGGTTCCTGGCGCAGGCGCGGCGGTCGGCCACGCTGGGCATGGTGGGCAAATGGGCGATCCATCCCAAGCAGGTGGCGCTGTCCAATTCGGTCTTCACCCCGTCGGAGGCGGCTGTGACGGAAGCGCGCGAGATCCTGGCGGCGATGGAAGAGGCCAAGGCGAGCGGGCAGGGGGCAACCGTCTACAAGGGGCGGCTTGTCGATATCGCCTCGATCAAGCAGGCCGAGGTGATCGTGAAACAGGCCGAGATGATCGCGGCGGGCTGA